A window of Poecilia reticulata strain Guanapo linkage group LG7, Guppy_female_1.0+MT, whole genome shotgun sequence genomic DNA:
GGAGCTCAAAGACCTCTCGGGTGACGTTCAGGTCAGCTGCATCGTTCCACTTCTGGTTTGTCAAAGCCACTTGAATCTCACTAAATCTTTGACTTCTTACGCCCGTTAGGTGTATGATGGCTACTTTGTGCATTACTTTGCACCAAGAGGGCTTCCAGTGGTTCCCAAGGATATTATATTTGTCATAGATGTCAGTGGGTCTATGATAGGCACCAAGATAAAGCAGGTAAAGAGAAGAAAGCATCTGGAAGATGAAATACTTTCTCTAAAATAGCTTTACTTACTGTTTTTTCTGCTTAAGACAAAAGTGGGTCAATAACACCATTGATTTCTGTCAGTAGACCAAGCAGGCGATGAACACCATCCTTGGAGACCTTAGAGAAGGAGACCACTTTAACATCATCACCTTCTCAGATAAGGTTCACACTTGGAAGAAAGGTCGAACAGTGCGAGCAACTCGGCAGAACGTGCGAGAGGCCAAAGAGTTTGTGAGGAGAATTAATGCAGAAGGATGTGAGTGGAAATTTTATCCTTTGCATCaaatgtatgttgtttttgtgccaataaaactgatttgtgtTGACTTTACTGTCGAATCAGGGACGAATATCAACGCAGCTCTTCTATCTGCTGCCCAGCTTGTTAACCCGTCATCCTCTGGATCCTCCAGCCGCCCTGCATCCCAGCGGGTTCCCCTGGTTATCTTTCTGACAGATGGGGAAGCGACCACTGGAGTGACATCTGGTGACGCCATCCTTAATAACGCCAAGAAGGCATTGGGCTCGGTTACTCTGTTTGGCATTGCCTTTGGCGATGACGCGGACTTCCTTCTCCTAAGACGCCTGGCTTTGGAGAACCGAGGTGTGGCCAGGATGGTGTATGAGGAAGCAGATGCAGCTTTGCAACTGAAGGGTTTCTATGATGAAGTGGCCAACCCTTTGCTGTCAGACGTCCAGCTTTCCTACATGGACGATCAGGCGTTTGATGTCACCCATACCCTGTTCCCAAACTACTTCCAAGGCTCGGAGTTAGTTGTGGCAGGAAGGGTAAAACCTGGAGTCAAAGACTTAAAGGTGTCGGTCTCAGCAACCGATTCAAAGCATAACATAAGCCTGGAAGATAATGTGCTTATTTCCAGTGCAAAAGAAAATGGGAGCAGAGGTTTTTTAAACTGTTCAGGAGAGTTGGAAGGAGTGTCCAACTTTGTGCGTCGTCTCTGGGCATATTTCACCATCAAAGAGCTACTACTGGGCAAACTCAATGCAACTGACCCTGCAACTCAAAGGTTACTGGCAGAGAAAGCCACCAACCTCTCCCTCAAATATAACTTTGTGACCCCAGTCACTTCTTTGGTTGTTGTAAAGCCAGATGCAGATGAAGCAGCTCAGCCATTGACCACTGTGAAACCCACAACTACtggcaccaccaccaccaccacagcaacaacaacaacaacagtgcGCCCCATCGAAATGTTAACCACTAGAGTTCCCAGAAAGCCCAGCCTTAGGTTAGCCAAACCACACCCTCCTCAACAACCTGCAAGTAAACAGAAAACGAAGCCTTTGCCAGTGTCTCTGGCTAAAACAAAGGCTCCTCCAGCCAAAAAAACAGCCATAAACCCAAGTCCCAGGCCTATCAAAACTGCCCCAGCAACAATCTCTGGAAAAAAACTTGCTACCTCCCAGGATGATCCAAAAACACCCCTTCATTCTCCAAAGTTATCCACTTCTCTTCTAAATGCTCTAAAAACCGCACAGCCTCCTGCTCCTGGCAAAACGACCATTATCCCAACGACAACAGCTATGCAAACATTGGATACCAGCACTTCACCACACCTCACTTCATCCAGAACCGACCCTGCAGCTGGAACAAGGAGAACCAGTCCTGGGAAACCATCAGGGCCATTTTCAGAGGTGGGGAACCGCACCAAGTCTGYCCCAGATCTTCATCAGTCTGAAACTCCTGTAGCCACACTGCGCTCGCCCACCCCGGCCTCACCGCCAGACGTTGGACACAACAGCTCAAATCTAGACGTTGACACCAGTCTGAGCATTGCCACCCTGGTGTTGGGGACCTTTGCTCCCATGCCCGGCGTTACAGAAGGACCAGGACTGTGGGAAGCAGCTGGACTTCTGGGTAAGTAAcacagtagctgcgtttccattgaccaagTCATTGCGTAACTTAACATTTTGATAATATTGGAAACacgctgaaataaaaaataaaaaactcttccataaaaatgttttggcgCGAGGACACGTCTTTTTTTGgccgtatcaaaattggtttattttggaaaactgcaatggaaaSGCTGATCACAAACCAGATGTTCCCACTGGCGCAAACGTTTTCACACGTGagtttaattgcgtttcttgtttaatggaaacactgcagttGGGGAAgttgttttttcgacattagcggaCTGCTTAGAGTTTTACGaacatttgtgatggaaatgcTGCCACTGTCTGCCGTTTCTCCGACTTCCCGACAAAATGAAATTCAGTCAAATCAAAGAATCAttatggatgaatggatggagtGAATGCtggttttcatatttaattcaaaataaatcctCTCTTTCTCCCCTAGATGTCTCTACCTCCATTCAAAGTGAAGAAGGTACATTTCATTTGCCTCCTGAtctatttggttatttttatttagttgttcaTTTGTCGTttgctcctcctgctttcttCTATTCAAAcgaaattggtgtcaaacgtttatgctacattttgtttgtgctgaTGTCATTTTCAAGGTATTACTAAATGTTTCAAGGGGTCACCAAAKGTCAACCATCCATTTTGTAAATATAGCTGAGCTAGTTGACCTTTGATTACCTCTGGAAAGATTTAATATTAGTATCTTTAAAATGAGAGCGGCACAAATCAATTTGTTaaatttgaagaaggtggggaaaccaacttcactcaggttttATGAACCTATTTCTAATTTGTAAAACCTGCYTGTGATCGAGAATTTAACtaatttctgctcttttctttctgaataGATCTGAATCTTGTTACAGGTATGGGTAACAActcttcatttgaaaataaaatctcttcaCATAAGCAGTGgaagtgattattttttgttttttaatgactccTTCTATTTGCCAGATTTTGATGCAACATATAATTATGACTACGATATCAGCTACGACACCTGtaagttagttgtttttttatttggtaaaacaaatctgatgttttacgttaaaaacattccTGTGTTTTCTCAGGGGACGACAGCAGTGATTCATTTGGTGAGTATTTCGAAGGAGAGTGTAATTCATAGTRGTGCCGTTCTCTGCAATAGAAGTCCTGTCATTGGTTTCAGTGCTTGGGAGTGAGGAGGACTGTCCTTTAGTTGAATGTCTTGTCCTTTTAGAACCTCAGTCCAGACTGAACTCTGTGAGACTCTTCTCCTCATCAggtcaggatttatttattattttaaatcacaaagtCGTGATGTCTGGCTTTGTTTAGCTGCTGGATTCTCTGTTGTAGTGGATGGAGATCCTCATTTTGTGGTCCAACTTCCAAAGTTGCACCAGGATCTGTGTTTCACTGTGGACGGCAGAGCCAACGACGTTCTCAGACTTCTGGAGGATCCAGAGCGAGGTAAGCATTTGATTCAATTGCTAACATTTGATTATTctaacgattaatcgagtaaacatttttagattcttttcattaaaccacataaacatattttatacatggttaaaaatgcaaaaattacatgttttataCACGTTTTAGTGCCTAAAATGCATTTccatagcattcctttagtgaacgcttgatcatttgaagcaaaggatgcatctgcagctaaagaaTACTTCAACATGTGTGCAATATTACACTTATATATGTAATTTGTATATGGTTATCTGCACGCACCAATATTTAACACTTAGGTTGGAGTAGCTGTTAGCATATAAGCAATTTCCCTTtgaggatcaataaagtattttctattttatgtggAAAGGCTCATCCCTTTCTCCTTGACTTAACATTAATAATTAGACATAAACAGGTGCTTTGTAAGAATTATTATATACCTTTGGttagaatttgaaccaggtaaAGCTAAAACTAGGCCACATGAGTTcagggtagaacatatttacaggcaaagttttttttatcttaaatgcaaaatgcagagACGTACACAGACATTCTGGGGCTCCAGTGGCAAAAAAAGGCAGCTTGTGCATCACACTGACCcaccagcttctttagcaatatGAGGATTTTTTAAAGGCACTACTTGAACATTATATGTAGTTACCTATTTCTGATCAGTCATGTGCTCTCTTGAGTCACACACAAtacactgaaaataataaaaaatttcagAAGGGCACCTTTTTGTCCAGAGGAAAAGGAGCCGGTGCTGTAGCACCTCCTAGTGCCTATTTTGGAGTTTACAGAGGGTGCATGTTGCTCTTCCAGGTATCATTGTGGACGGTCACCTGATGGGAGCTCTACCAAAGCCTGGAGCAGAAGGCCGTTCCCGAACGTACTTCGACCGGCTCACCATCTCATTACCGGCTGGCAGTTCGGCTGACATCATGATCACCTTGACGCTGGATGGGGTGGTAGTGGATGGGGAAGGAAGGGAGACCCTCCCCACCAATCAGCAGGGATCTGTGACCAGGCAGGGCGTGACTGTGACCGTGGACAACCATCAGAGCTGCTGGATCGAGCTGGCGAAAGGGGTGCGCTTCCTGGTGCTGTTCCATCACTACAAACACCCCAACTTCCTGCAGATGGCTCACCTGGGGTTTTACATCACAGATGGAAGGGGGCTGTCAAGGTCGACCCAAGGCCTTCTGGGTAAGCAGGAGATcttaaaattttcctttttatacaTTGTGTTGAGTTGCAGAATCTTTGGTTTTGGTAACATTATTGCTTCTTGGTGAAAGATAGCTGGTGAGGAACTCATCCAGGGTTAAGTTTTAACTTCaacaacatccatccatccatttatcactacaaaaacacaaaatcttaccaagtatttttggtcagtATCTGttgcactggcagattatttgatttataacacgagaaaaatgtcttatgaaTGAAATTAGGGCCaggttaaaggaaaaaagagaaatatgagaataaagtcataataatatgagaatgaagtcataatatttaGATAAAGTCATAAGATTACCTGCATAAAGTTGCAGTAGtattatcagaataaagtcataataatgagaataaagttgtaataatatgagaataacatcataatgttacaagaataaaattgtaGTATTGCCAGACAAAAGTCATAATCTTATGACTTTATTGTgataattttacttattttatttttctttgcctgCCTGCAAAAACCTGYGTGAGttatgaaaactaaaacttaaCATGATGAAGAAGCTGATGGAGGCTAAATTAACGAggactttttgtttgcttgtcttTTGTCAACCAGTTTGCTAGAACTACAAATCCCAGGACATATACGCCACTGGCACAAAAACATTGATATTCTGAGCATTTGTAAGATTTTAATAGgtctaaaagtaaaatttattaaagttatgactttttaagactttgaaGAAACCCTCTGTGTTTATTTCACTGTTACTTAAAAccttaaattataatttcatgGGGAGGAAATGTAGTTACAGTTAATTATTGCTCCTCTTTTTCTGCCTGCAGGCCAGTTTCAGCACTCTGACATGACTGTAACCGTGACAACCAATCGTCACCCCAAAAACAAAGACGGGGTTCAAGCGAGGGGAATCCTGAGGTGGGCAGCACAGCAGATGGACGTGACTTTACAGGACAAGTCGRTGAAAGACTCAGTGCAAAAGCGCCACCTGGGCAAATGCTGGGTGGTTCCCAAGGCGGAGATCGAGAGACTGCTGAGTCACTCCTATGAGAGTTACGTGGTGAACAATATGTAACCCAAGCCGAGTCCGCTCCACCTGTTGCTGGCCCACAGCATGGCTCAGGTACCAGGACGCACACAAAGGACGGAGCTGACTGGGAGTCCGCWGGATAAAAACGACAGACACAGAGGCGGTTGTGAAACAGGAAGGGCTGGGTGGCGCAGCTTGGAGGCAGAAAGAAGAAGTTAGGAAAATAATAGTTAAAATCTACAGTTACTCAAATAGAGAACTGAACAGAGGCTCTTTATCTCTCCCTGGATTCACTTTGTGTCCGTAACAGAGACTCGATGTGCTTCTGGTCGCTTGGCAACAACAGATCATCTATTTATGCAGCCGCTTTGAAAGTTATTTATTGGAATGATCTTATATGGCATTTTACAATGGCACAATGGGTCTATTGCAGATaggaaaaacaaagtacatttctgataaaaaacattttctagattATGAGTTGATTTTCAAGTCAAAAATGTGCTAAAagtctcagaaattttctacaaaacaaaaggaaatttCGGAGTTtgtaaagttgaaaatttgctagaaaaaaactcagaaatttccatttttgaaactcagaaatattccacgtcaaaaagttttagatttttgaaattctgaccttttcctgttttttttttatacatcaaTAACATTTCTGAGATAAATCCCTCAAaattttgtaggttttttttctagcaattttttcacttttcaaatagaaatttccttgtttttttagaaaaaaatttgagttcaatcttaacattttaggggtttttttgtcagaaatttaCTCCATTTTTTTATCTACAGTGGTCCTAATACGCTGCAGTATTCCTTTCTGTCTAAAtcatatgtaattttttaaaaagcatcacTCCTCTTAAGCTGTTCAGTCCAATTGTATAAGGTCTTGTATGTATGTGAAATTATATTATTcccagaaaatgaaaaagaaatctgagGCACTTTTTCCAGGTTTGccatgtgctttttatttttctatcatttcatttcatagtttaattggttttatttgttacaCAAGACATTAGGTATTGTTCACATACTAGTGATCAAACAAGGACAGTAAGTTTTCTACTACTCAGCCTGGACTATTTTGTCAATTTTCGAGGGATGTTGTTGATAGTGGTTTTCAAAGGCCATactggatgaaaataaaaacagcaacaccacACAAGGCTTCTGTTCtcggtaaataaaaaaggagaggaTGGTGAGAGAGAGGGAACAACAGGTAAACAATATTCCAGTTTTCTTCAGGTGACGTTTCACACATGAAGCTGAACGGTGCACAGTGTGAATTCAAGGCTGAGGTTGagttttccttccaccaaaACATCAGAGGAACGCTAACGACATAACATTAAATCATGGAATGATCACGTGATAAGGTAAACGACATATGacacagcaaataaacaaattagagcaacacaattttaaaatgagtcaGCATTTGACGTCGGcaagaatttaaataaatacattgtaaGGATAAGACACAGAGATGAGATTAGTTTGGAGTTGGAAGAGGGTTGGTGGTGGGCGGTAAATTGAGATGAAGCCGCTTTTCTAGCAAATGACGGCAGCAGCCTGTCTGTTTCCTCTTAGTTGTATGATAAAACCCTTAAACTggtatgaaacaaaacaatttcccTTCAGCTCTGCACTCTCTGCTGATGTGAACTTTAATCGTCGCCAATAACAAAAAAGACCAATTTTGGCACAAGACTGACCTGCAAACAACgttctgagttaaaacaaagCAGCCGATTTTTCTGATGGTGTCCATGCGTCGGAGACGGACCGGACGTTAAGGCTAAATAAAAGCAACTCGGTTCGTTCAGAATGGGTCGCACGTGTGACTGCGTCTACGCTACAATGTCCTCCTTCCACCTAACATCTAGAAAGGGAACAACGTCAAACACAAGGGGTCAAACAACCGAGACAAGACGGGGTGGTTCCACCTAGAGCTGAAATTTCAGTCTTCATCTTCAAAACCCCGCAAAGAAACCCAACAACATTCCCAACATTCAGTCTTTCCTTCATGCCACATTCCAGTCTATTCCTATTTCACTTCTTCGAAGGCCATTATTCCCCCAAAAAAGATTCACAAACCAACGTCTGGTCTTTGTTTTCCacaaattccctttttttttttttttttttttaagttcgaCTTGAAGACCACAGTTTCTACCTCTGCTCTGTAAACTTCATAACTTCAGCCAGTGAAATGTGCACCCATTATATAGAAATAAActctttaataatttaacaagtTAGAAAGTATTCAGTTTCAAAACGGTTGTTACATAACTCGGacaaagaaaagtgttttttgttttttcgttttttcATGTAGAGGGGTTGGAGGGCGACAGGTATAGCCACTGATTAACTTGCCTGCTTGCACTGAGAACACAACAGCGTTGCAAAAGTGAGCACTACCAGTTGACAGAACAGCCCATTTATATGCCTGTTTGGATCACATTTAAGTTTTCGCCAAAAAAAGGAGCGGCGTCTGTTTTAAGTCACGCAGGTAAAAGACGGGGGAGTGAAAGCAGGGTTGATGGGAGCGGTCCGGTCCTTAAACCGCTGAGTTGATCCAGTCTATGTACAATAACTACTGTGTAAAAGATGCATGCATGCCAACTGGAGGTGACCCTGCGAGAGGATTTTACGTTAAGCTCAGACCTGCCAAACAGCGAGAGCCTGATATGAGAATGACGGACAAAAACGGACTGAAATGTTCTGAAAATCTGCAACAAGTCAAAAACTCACCCCTAATGACGAAGCTGAAGTTATGGTTATACTGTATATTTCACAACTGAAAGAAAGACCTACTCAACCCTGCTTTTCTGTGTCAGAGGAAGGGAGTGTTTGAAAAGCATgtatgtgtttttgtctgtgagCGAATTTCATTGAGAgtggagagagggaggaagagaaaagaaaaggaggcaGACGCCGTCTCTCGGCTCCTTTTCCGCCTTCGCTTCTTTTTTCTGCTCCCAGAAACCCCTCGGACCGCCCTCACTGCTCGTCCTCCCCAAACACGTCGTTCTGTTTGCGCTTCATGTTCTCAAAGTCAAAGTCGGTCCCGGTCATGCGCTTGTAGATGTCCTTGATGTCGTTGCAAGTGGTCTCGAAGTGAGTCGTGGCATCGTAGGACCTCGAGGCGAAGACCTGGAAGAAAACGGTGAGAATTGGCGacaatttatcattttatctctgattttcaaaaatcttttttttttttttacaaatttctgacagcatttctttttaaaattattgtacTTGAGGATTTTAAGGTAGAAAGTGACAAAGCAGCAAAATACAGTGCTTTATCTCatataatacaaaaaaagctgtttctaCAACAGTCATTGGTAGAGTTGGGCGGTAACTGGTTGCATTTACGTcagttgggttgctaggtaacggcctggcctttgctggggttgctaggtaacgagcaCTGCCCACTGTGGGGGCCTCAGAAACTTGGagagaagatgagaaaaaaaaatattgatcccttaaatcttttaaatcttCAATGTATCTGTTGTTTAATTAATCATGTTTAAAtacagagttgggtagtaactagttaatTTTACTTGATCATTTGTCTATAacgatatatattgttattgatttattgcccttTCCTAACAAGTACTTTAATTAGCCCAAACATCAAGACATTCaggcatattttctgtttatttgagcTAATAATAATTTGAGTACTTGTCGGCACTAATACAgaattcaatatttatatgtactgaaaaaaattaataaatgagccctctgaaagaaaacatgatggttaaaaagaaaatcacattgcCCTATtacactttttatatatatatgtgacaCTACTTGATATTTAACAAAACCATGCtttatttgttcacatttaGACCTGCATAAAGAGTGTTTGTAGACACACTAACAcaccaaaaacattaagaaacaaCGTTTAAGCAGCTTAAGCTAATGAACTGATGCTAACGCAGCACTAGCTTAGCACTAAGACTGAGGCAGCAGCTGTTTGGAGCTGAAAGCAGTTTTGACAAAATGCTGGTGCCTaagaagctgttttattttgcatttttactttCGCTTTTGAAATCATTTGCATgatgaaatattagaaaaaaggGGAAACTCCAGCACACTGCTCAGCTAGCAGTGGAAATACATTATGCAGTTGCAGAAGTCTGCAATGCAAAATATCTGACCCCTGGAAGTTTAAAAGTGACCTGTTGTGCTTCATTAAAGAGGTCTGCACGatgtacaaaacatgttcattaaattttttttttccgcaaAATCATTTTTCCACAATGAGCTGCACAATTATGCAATCATagatctttgaaaagcattagtagagcctccagCACAACTGACAAGAATGCAACAAGTAGCTTCTGAATGATAAGCCAACAACagaacacttgtcttttccagtagccattgtacagcgcagagagtggtaaaaccagctgccTGAAAGTGCTGGAAGTCTGTTTGGGGTCACATGTTGGGTTccgctgaggttgctaggtaacggacagcgcttgctgatttgtgatgttacattccagaagtttttgaaacgaatcattttccagacaccaaaaaatattaacttagcGCTtaggctgtttttagaagccgcagaaacccaaatggaagtacagaAATGTGCTAAATGTGAAATTTACATAATACATGCAATTTAACAACGTGAATTCAAAGAGAATATTCACTAAGGCATGAAGGTAATGTAATAGTTTGAAGATAAATACATGAATGTTGGAACATTTCACAACAAagatcttttgttttattagcatattaaccaaaaacaacatataagaGGGAAATAACTTACCTGGCTCTCAGTGCCGTCGTCTGTGGGCTCATAAAGGTCACTAATAGCCACAAAcctgaggaaaaagaaacagtaaatgctatatttttgctaattatCAAAACGTTTCCTATAGATGCCGGGTTGTTAAAGCACAAAAGCACAAAGTGTCGGCACTGACTTTTGATCGATGGGCTCCAGGAGCTCCAAGGCCGGTTCGATCTCAGCCTCGGGTTCGCTGGTCTCCACTGTGGTGCTGACGATGGCTATGTACTTCCCCTGGGCCGCCACGTTGTGAGCGTAAGAGATCATGCAGACGTAGATGTCtggtcaataaaaacaaaaaagtcaagcaGAATCCMTTTAGACCTGGTTTAGGTCATTTGTCCACTTAAACATTCAGACTTTTTTAACAAAGGTGCCTCCATTTTGGCTGATTACATTGAGTATAACTTGAAATAAGTTTAATCACATTTTGCGTCAATTATTACATAATGTTGTTTTACTGATgtcttaatacattttaaaacctgcttttatTACGTTATTACACAATGCGACATTGCAgatttttaactgtatttttaagATGACAGAAAAGAATCTACCTCTGGTAAACATGTGCCGTTTAATCAAACTTAATCCGATCCTGTAGTTGAGAAATGCTCACC
This region includes:
- the itih6 gene encoding inter-alpha-trypsin inhibitor heavy chain H6 isoform X2, which translates into the protein MKVLRIQCFLLCVYYCAQEGLSGDFKTHLRRNLQFQLKVTDYHVRCSVVSRYAVTTIQSSVWNQMPITKEAAFEVDLPSSAFISNFTIASNGKVYVAQVKERASARKIYDAAKKQGKTAGLVATKEREIEKFRVAVSVPSGTRMSFVLTYEELLPRRLGRYELSLGLRTGQPVQNLTLEVSINERTGISFIKALPLKTSRLLSNSAQGDSSPPASTRVEQSDNCARIYYNPTLHQQTSASPKGLNADFIIQYDVELKDLSGDVQVYDGYFVHYFAPRGLPVVPKDIIFVIDVSGSMIGTKIKQTKQAMNTILGDLREGDHFNIITFSDKVHTWKKGRTVRATRQNVREAKEFVRRINAEGWTNINAALLSAAQLVNPSSSGSSSRPASQRVPLVIFLTDGEATTGVTSGDAILNNAKKALGSVTLFGIAFGDDADFLLLRRLALENRGVARMVYEEADAALQLKGFYDEVANPLLSDVQLSYMDDQAFDVTHTLFPNYFQGSELVVAGRVKPGVKDLKVSVSATDSKHNISLEDNVLISSAKENGSRGFLNCSGELEGVSNFVRRLWAYFTIKELLLGKLNATDPATQRLLAEKATNLSLKYNFVTPVTSLVVVKPDADEAAQPLTTVKPTTTGTTTTTTATTTTTVRPIEMLTTRVPRKPSLRLAKPHPPQQPASKQKTKPLPVSLAKTKAPPAKKTAINPSPRPIKTAPATISGKKLATSQDDPKTPLHSPKLSTSLLNALKTAQPPAPGKTTIIPTTTAMQTLDTSTSPHLTSSRTDPAAGTRRTSPGKPSGPFSEVGNRTKSXPDLHQSETPVATLRSPTPASPPDVGHNSSNLDVDTSLSIATLVLGTFAPMPGVTEGPGLWEAAGLLDVSTSIQSEEDLNLVTDFDATYNYDYDISYDTWDDSSDSFVLGSEEDCPLVECLVLLEPQSRLNSVRLFSSSVDGDPHFVVQLPKLHQDLCFTVDGRANDVLRLLEDPERGIIVDGHLMGALPKPGAEGRSRTYFDRLTISLPAGSSADIMITLTLDGVVVDGEGRETLPTNQQGSVTRQGVTVTVDNHQSCWIELAKGVRFLVLFHHYKHPNFLQMAHLGFYITDGRGLSRSTQGLLGQFQHSDMTVTVTTNRHPKNKDGVQARGILRWAAQQMDVTLQDKSXKDSVQKRHLGKCWVVPKAEIERLLSHSYESYVVNNM
- the itih6 gene encoding inter-alpha-trypsin inhibitor heavy chain H6 isoform X1, translated to MKVLRIQCFLLCVYYCAQEGLSGDFKTHLRRNLQFQRTKRQSKPAKPVLKVTDYHVRCSVVSRYAVTTIQSSVWNQMPITKEAAFEVDLPSSAFISNFTIASNGKVYVAQVKERASARKIYDAAKKQGKTAGLVATKEREIEKFRVAVSVPSGTRMSFVLTYEELLPRRLGRYELSLGLRTGQPVQNLTLEVSINERTGISFIKALPLKTSRLLSNSAQGDSSPPASTRVEQSDNCARIYYNPTLHQQTSASPKGLNADFIIQYDVELKDLSGDVQVYDGYFVHYFAPRGLPVVPKDIIFVIDVSGSMIGTKIKQTKQAMNTILGDLREGDHFNIITFSDKVHTWKKGRTVRATRQNVREAKEFVRRINAEGWTNINAALLSAAQLVNPSSSGSSSRPASQRVPLVIFLTDGEATTGVTSGDAILNNAKKALGSVTLFGIAFGDDADFLLLRRLALENRGVARMVYEEADAALQLKGFYDEVANPLLSDVQLSYMDDQAFDVTHTLFPNYFQGSELVVAGRVKPGVKDLKVSVSATDSKHNISLEDNVLISSAKENGSRGFLNCSGELEGVSNFVRRLWAYFTIKELLLGKLNATDPATQRLLAEKATNLSLKYNFVTPVTSLVVVKPDADEAAQPLTTVKPTTTGTTTTTTATTTTTVRPIEMLTTRVPRKPSLRLAKPHPPQQPASKQKTKPLPVSLAKTKAPPAKKTAINPSPRPIKTAPATISGKKLATSQDDPKTPLHSPKLSTSLLNALKTAQPPAPGKTTIIPTTTAMQTLDTSTSPHLTSSRTDPAAGTRRTSPGKPSGPFSEVGNRTKSXPDLHQSETPVATLRSPTPASPPDVGHNSSNLDVDTSLSIATLVLGTFAPMPGVTEGPGLWEAAGLLDVSTSIQSEEDLNLVTDFDATYNYDYDISYDTWDDSSDSFVLGSEEDCPLVECLVLLEPQSRLNSVRLFSSSVDGDPHFVVQLPKLHQDLCFTVDGRANDVLRLLEDPERGIIVDGHLMGALPKPGAEGRSRTYFDRLTISLPAGSSADIMITLTLDGVVVDGEGRETLPTNQQGSVTRQGVTVTVDNHQSCWIELAKGVRFLVLFHHYKHPNFLQMAHLGFYITDGRGLSRSTQGLLGQFQHSDMTVTVTTNRHPKNKDGVQARGILRWAAQQMDVTLQDKSXKDSVQKRHLGKCWVVPKAEIERLLSHSYESYVVNNM
- the itih6 gene encoding inter-alpha-trypsin inhibitor heavy chain H6 isoform X3: MKVLRIQCFLLCVYYCAQEGLSGDFKTHLRRNLQFQRTKRQSKPAKPVLKVTDYHVRCSVVSRYAVTTIQSSVWNQMPITKEAAFEVDLPSSAFISNFTIASNGKVYVAQVKERASARKIYDAAKKQGKTAGLVATKEREIEKFRVAVSVPSGTRMSFVLTYEELLPRRLGRYELSLGLRTGQPVQNLTLEVSINERTGISFIKALPLKTSRLLSNSAQGDSSPPASTRVEQSDNCARIYYNPTLHQQTSASPKGLNADFIIQYDVELKDLSGDVQVYDGYFVHYFAPRGLPVVPKDIIFVIDVSGSMIGTKIKQTKQAMNTILGDLREGDHFNIITFSDKVHTWKKGRTVRATRQNVREAKEFVRRINAEGWTNINAALLSAAQLVNPSSSGSSSRPASQRVPLVIFLTDGEATTGVTSGDAILNNAKKALGSVTLFGIAFGDDADFLLLRRLALENRGVARMVYEEADAALQLKGFYDEVANPLLSDVQLSYMDDQAFDVTHTLFPNYFQGSELVVAGRVKPGVKDLKVSVSATDSKHNISLEDNVLISSAKENGSRGFLNCSGELEGVSNFVRRLWAYFTIKELLLGKLNATDPATQRLLAEKATNLSLKYNFVTPVTSLVVVKPDADEAAQPLTTVKPTTTGTTTTTTATTTTTVRPIEMLTTRVPRKPSLRLAKPHPPQQPASKQKTKPLPVSLAKTKAPPAKKTAINPSPRPIKTAPATISGKKLATSQDDPKTPLHSPKLSTSLLNALKTAQPPAPGKTTIIPTTTAMQTLDTSTSPHLTSSRTDPAAGTRRTSPGKPSGPFSEVGNRTKSXPDLHQSETPVATLRSPTPASPPDVGHNSSNLDVDTSLSIATLVLGTFAPMPGVTEGPGLWEAAGLLDVSTSIQSEEDLNLVTDFDATYNYDYDISYDTWDDSSDSFEPQSRLNSVRLFSSSVDGDPHFVVQLPKLHQDLCFTVDGRANDVLRLLEDPERGIIVDGHLMGALPKPGAEGRSRTYFDRLTISLPAGSSADIMITLTLDGVVVDGEGRETLPTNQQGSVTRQGVTVTVDNHQSCWIELAKGVRFLVLFHHYKHPNFLQMAHLGFYITDGRGLSRSTQGLLGQFQHSDMTVTVTTNRHPKNKDGVQARGILRWAAQQMDVTLQDKSXKDSVQKRHLGKCWVVPKAEIERLLSHSYESYVVNNM